The Miscanthus floridulus cultivar M001 chromosome 6, ASM1932011v1, whole genome shotgun sequence genomic interval CTGTCATCTGCGCAACTGCTACTACTCCCTGCTTGTAATTCGTGGCCGAATTTGATCTTTGGTGATTCTTATACCTCTCATGAGTATGTTGCAATTAGTGAGAGCGATTGTAATTCGTCAATTCAGAATCTGCACTTATATAAGTTATGGAAGTGATTTCAGTTTGTTCAATTGGATTGCGTCGATTCAGTAATTTTGTAGTAGTTGGAGTTCAAACTGCTTATCCTACATCCATGGCTGATTTCAGTACTTAGTTTCAATGAATCACGTTTGCATCTGACCTGTATTGAGGGTTCCCATATTAACTTGAAGCCATGCTTTAAATCGTCTGGAATTTCAGGATTCTATTGACTGAAGCAAACTAAGGGAgaatttttctctctctccttttCCTTTAATTGAATATTACATTGAAATTTTCTGAGCTGCGTGTGGGTTTGTCACTTTGTCTATCAAACAGTGCGAACCAAAATTTCAACACTTGGCATAGGATACACCACATAAGTAATTAACTAAAGCAGAAGCAATTATTGACCAAGTTTTGAGCTACAGTAATGTTATCCATGCTTGATTGATGtataaatatataatatatatacattTGGTCCAATACCATGATTCCATCTGATATGTTTGATTCTGTGTGATCAGCTGATTGACCCTGTCGACAGAACAGTTGACAGAGATCTTAATCTTATCAAGGAATTGGGCTTAAATCTTGTGTATGCTATGAATACTCATGTACATGCTGATCATGTCACTGGAACAGGACTAATAAAGGTAAGCAGTTTTATGCTTCTAGGACTGTTTTGATGGATTTTTCTTTTCACGGTTACATGCTTTGTTCTCTTTGGTAATATGGTTAGCTAATGGTGTGAACTTGCAGACTAAGCTACCTGGAGTTAAGTCTGTTATTTCAAAAGCTAGTGGAGCAAAAGCTGATCATTTTGTTGATCATGGGGACAAAATACACTTTGGTAACCTTTTTCTTGAGGTACAACCACATTCTAACAAACTACTTTACTACGTTCTGCTTTATCCATTTAGTATACATAAATTCCAAGATTTAAAATGTCACATACAAggagcctaccccaacttgtttgggacttaaaggctttgttgttgttgttgttgtaaggaGAATACTGTAACTAGTTCTCTTAAGCTCTTTGGTTTTCTTGAACTTAATGGGCGAGTGGTACTGATTTTGAATCAAGAATTTTGAAAATTGTTTGTCCTGTGTTTCATGAAATGTAGAAGTTGCAGTTGGTCACTTTTGTTGAAGATTTTTTTTATGCTTCCGTTAAATACAAGAGTCTGGACTTTGAAGCATTTTTTTCATGAACGCCAGTTGGCTTTGAATTCTTAAATTGGCTTAGCTATACAACTGTTCCTACTAAAATGTTTCTATAAAACTACcattttctgttcatttttttttctcccgTAATTTTTTTACTGCTTTGTAATGTTTGTAAGCTGATCTGTTGTTTATACACAATTCACGTTTGAAGATTCTAATGTTTGACAGTTGAATTTTATAAATATGCTTTTAATTTAGTTCATAGAAAATTAAGTGATGTTAATGTAAATGATTTAGTAAGttgttatgtaatatgtggcatgtatttTTATTGCTGTTCGTCTTTTGAATCCATCTATCGTTGTTTGTACATATATTATGGCTCGAAACGGAATTCTCTGAACTGAAAGTTTGCGCTTATAAATGTATTGCAATTCTTGTCACATCAATAGCTGCTAAAATATGAACAAAATCCTTAAATCCATGCATATCACATACAAGATACAACCCTCAGCTGAGAACGTGCGTTAAAATTGATCGACTTTAAGGAATTTCTTGTTGCATTGGTGGATATGGAATTTTATATGGAAATAAAATATTCCATTTCAGGTGCGAGCTACTCCAGGCCATACCTCTGGCTGTGTGACTTATGTTACAGGTGATGCTGACGGGCAACCTTCACCAAGGATGGCTTTTACTGGTGATGCCTTAATTATCCGGGCATGTGGAAGGACAGACTTCCAGGTAATATGGTTAGGTAGTTTCTTCACAAGCTAGCGAACAGGAAAATAGTAGTTGTGGTCTGTCTAATCATATAAAGCTTAAGGAAGCACCATTACATACAAGTGTCTGAAGTTGCGAGGCAAAGTTCTGAATTCATATGTTGGAGGAATTTTGGTTAACCGTAGATGTGTGATTTTCTATTAATAGCTTGCATTTATTCTGTATTATTGCAGGGAGGAAGTTCTGATCAACTGTATCAGTCAGTGCATTCACAGGCAAGCATGCAAAATCTTATCCTGTATAATTGTATGACAAAATATGAACTTAACTAACTGAAACTTTGTATCCTGATCAGATTTTCACATTGCCAAAGGATACACTGCTTTATCCTGCTCATGACTATAAAGGTTTCACGGTGAGTCGCTTGGTATCTTGAAGTTCACCGGCCAGGCTAGCAGTCACTCGATCTATGTTCTTGCAGGTAAGTACTGTTGAAGAGGAGGTTGCCTATAATGCTCGACTCACGAAAGATAAGGTAATTGGTAGTTTCTATTTAGGCTGAAATTCTTAAAAAGCTAAAGGGAAAAGAAATTCTTAAATTTCACCtaccaatgtttttttttctaattatatatatatttttttatccaGGAAACTTTCAAGACGATCATGAATAGTAAGTTCTCTCAAGTGGATATGTACATTTGGTTCATACCGAATTGCCACATTTCTGCTGACATGTTCACTTTGCTTGTCAAATTAATCCTCTTGTTTTGGGCTGAAAGAAAGAAGTCTGATCATTTGGTCTCATCTTGGGCAGACTTGAACTTGTCATATCCAAAGATGATGGATATAGCTGTACCTGCCAATTTGGTCTGCGGTATCCAGGATCCACCACCGAAGATCTGAGCTGTTCCAGTGGAAGCCTACAGCTGCACTTCTGGTTCTTTATGAACTCCGGATCGACACCAGAGCTGAGTTGTTCATTAGGGCTTGTTCGGTTGTTTAGGATTCATGGATTGGAACTATTCCCAGCTGGAGTGATTGTGTAATTTGTATAACAATTCATCAACTGGATTGGTTCATGCCTCCATTCCTGAATAACCGAAAGGCCCCTAAATAATTTGTTTGCGAGAAAATAAACTAGTCAATGGCCGGTGTAGCCTCTGGTTGCATGTGGCAAGGCACTATTTGCTCTCTTcggtttaccccatattcgatttgttcagcttcttttttttagccggaacgaTGTTTTCAGTCCGTTTGAGCCAAAGTTTTAGACCCGTGAACGGGGTTATTGTTTGGTAAGATAAAAGGAACAATGGCCGGAGTAGTAAATGAAGTTGGATGCCTCTCGTCTTGTGCTGCACAGGGTTCTCATAAGCTGAGGAAATAAAGTAGCCCTTCTGAAAACACTTTGCGAACCGCAATCATATTATTTGGatattcttttttagaaaagGTGAAAGGATATTCATTTTTAAAAGGTGAAAACAAAATCAAGCCGTCTGTTCTGCTGGATGACGACCATCAAAGCAGAAAACGTATACCGTGTCCGAGCTCTCTGGTTCTCTGCCCAGCAGCCCTAGGTTGTGAAAAACTAGACCCAGGCTGAAAATAGAGTGTCGGGGAGCtcattattttttttttgtttgcggCTATATACTATcaacctgttcgctggttggtttctaggctgataagcttagttgatgctgatttgttgtgatagaaaaatactatagcatgactgataagcccttggctgaaaccaacaagcgaacagtaCTGATGATAGCAACGTTCGAGCCTGTTAACTTAGATGCTAAGGTACGAGACATGTTTGGCAAATTGCAATTTGTTTGGTTTAAATTGGCCTGAGCGGGGTTTCCTTTGTAAAAAAAACAGCTATTAGCAACGAGAATCTTGCAAGTTCCTAGCAATTTCCGAAGCCTGGCAACAGGCTCCTGCTATGGTAGGCTGCGACACAGCAAACAATCAGCCTGATCGGCTGTCGGCTGGCGGCTGGCGGCTGGCGGCTGGCTGCTACTGCTGCAGAACAGTaaatctagtcactgtagcatccAGCTACGGTCATGATAAAAGACAGCCGGTGTAACCCCATCTACGGATGCGCTATCACCCACCCAGTTTATATCGACAACTCATGTTCGCTTTTTCGCTTTAACTTATTGGTcggtatttttctcttataataaaacAGCTTTAGCCGAATTATGTATTAGCTGAGGGTTCTGTTCGACTGATAGATAAGCTAACTgaagctattttgttgtgagagaaaaatattgtagattttAATTGgtaagtcggctgataagttcaagtgtcTTTTTTTTTATGATAGATTTAATGCGATCAGCGTCTTGTTCGTTTGGgtttgtttgacttataagtcatggctgaaagtaccgttactaatttaatgtgagagaaaaatattgttcattagcTAATAATAcgctcaagcgaacaggccgcagGTCATCAGGCTGAATCACATCTGGCATCCCAATCACGTCAAACAAGGACCTAAATCTTTTTCATCAGCATGGTTCTTTGAAATTTgaattgaaaaaagaaaaaaaactgtgCTTATTACCTGCTCCTCATGTAGCACGTTTCAGGCTTTCAGCTGTCAAAACTAAATTGAGATCCGGCTCTACAAACTGGCACACAAAGAGGTTAAGCACCAACACCACCGTCCAGGCTGGAGGCCCACGTTAATCGTCTTCATCAAGAAACAACAACGCGGAAATCCTCCCAAGTTTTTTCGTGACCGCCTCGTCCTCTTCCCTCCTCTCCTTCCGTCCTGCGTTGGGCAATTCCACAAACCTAACTAGCCTTTGCCACCGCGGGAGCTACCATGGGTGGCCAGATGCCGGACGCCGACGAGAAGGCCCGTTCGGCGGACTCCTCCTCGTCCTCTTACGGGTACTCGCCGTCGGCGCCGCcgcagcaccagcaccagtaCGGCACCTTCGGGCCCCCGTCCGGGGCCTCTGGGGAGTTTCCGCAGCCGGCGGTCGGGTTCCCCCAGCCGGCGCCGCCGCCCGGGATGCAGCACTACCCGCAGCCGCCGCCGGCGTCGTATGCGGTCTACCCGCCCCCGCAGCAACCCTACTCGGCCGCTGCGCCGTACTACGCCCAAGGCTACCAGGTCACGCAAGGTACGGAAGGTCCTAGTCTCGTCTTACGGTGCGAATTCTGTGCTGCATCCCGGTTGATTCCTTTCATGGGATCGATTGATCAACGGGAGGCGTTCTTTTGTCCGAGGAGTCTTGTGTGGTTGATTCCTCGTGTAGATCTTTTCTATCGCCTAACCCCTTGTGCTCATTAGGTCACATGGCATTACAGTGCAAGCTCAAAAATAGGTGTTGTCCTGCCCAGCTGCCTTCCTGTGTATCTGAACCTGCAGTTCCTTCTGCATCCTTTTTGCCATCACTTCCAAGTTGCTCATCCCAAATTAGAGGTCATTTGAGATCGGTAGTTCATGGAGCTCGAGGGAAACTGAAttgatatttttttttctctttgaaCTTTGAAGTGTTCTGGAATGTTGAAGTAAATGAGCAGGAAATTTGATTTGTTGGAACAATCAAATAGATGCAGGGTAGTTCATTTTTAAATAGGTTCAGCAAAGGATTACATAAATAATTCAACTCTACAAATAACTATAAAATGAATGATTCAGTATACAATTTAGATTTATGTTCAAAATGGAGGAAGATACGAAGTCAAGAACTACACTGGAACTTTGACCTAACTTGGCTAATTAAGTTTT includes:
- the LOC136458677 gene encoding persulfide dioxygenase ETHE1 homolog, mitochondrial-like — protein: MVLPLRLIPRLASAARLTPAASCAPRLVLRRAPLLPALAMASTYSAGSGAERRLLFRQLFEKESSTYTYLLADVADPDKPAVLIDPVDRTVDRDLNLIKELGLNLVYAMNTHVHADHVTGTGLIKTKLPGVKSVISKASGAKADHFVDHGDKIHFGNLFLEVRATPGHTSGCVTYVTGDADGQPSPRMAFTGDALIIRACGRTDFQGGSSDQLYQSVHSQIFTLPKDTLLYPAHDYKGFTVSTVEEEVAYNARLTKDKETFKTIMNNLNLSYPKMMDIAVPANLVCGIQDPPPKI
- the LOC136456342 gene encoding large ribosomal subunit protein eL20z-like, which produces MGGQMPDADEKARSADSSSSSYGYSPSAPPQHQHQYGTFGPPSGASGEFPQPAVGFPQPAPPPGMQHYPQPPPASYAVYPPPQQPYSAAAPYYAQGYQVTQGYIPVVEGRPVRMRPLPCCGLGMGWFLFILGFFFAAIPWYIGAFVLICVRVRDYREKPGYVACTIAALVAAIAVLLGATKGAEVW